Genomic DNA from Oxyura jamaicensis isolate SHBP4307 breed ruddy duck chromosome 3 unlocalized genomic scaffold, BPBGC_Ojam_1.0 oxy3_random_OJ68594, whole genome shotgun sequence:
gggatggggatggggatggggatgggatggggatgggatgggatggggttggggagctggccctggggacaccccatCTCACTTGTTGTAGAGCACGATGTCAGGGATCCAGATCATCTCGGAGGGTACCCGGATGGAGGTGACGTTGTCGAAGTCTGCTGGGTTCCAGCGCAGCTTGTAGTCGCTCCACTCCTGGAGGGGGACACAGAGGGCATCAGGTGGCCCTGGGTCTGCCTGGTgtcaccctcctcctcctcctcttcctctggcaGCACTCCCCAGGGGGGTGACACCACGGAGATGCCCCCAGCAGGGTCTCTCTGCCCCAAATGCTCTGCCCACCTTGGCACGCTCCTGCCCGAGGAGGGCACAGGCTCCTACCTGCTTCAGCCAGACGTTCGTGGTCATCATTTGGTTCTTCTCATCCTGTGGTGGGGATGAAACGGGGAGAAATGAGAGGGGGCAGACAGAGAAGGCGGGATCCCAGAGTTGGGATCCCACCGCTGGCCGTGCAGCTCCTTCTGCCTCTGGACTTCAGCTCCTGGAAGCAACTGGAACCAGTGCAAGGTGAAGGAGAGGCCGGCTGGCTGCTCGCTAGATGGCAGCAACAAATAGGACGTGGCTGCGTACAGCTGCGACGGGAGGACAAAAATAGACGGATGGATGCGCCTCGATGCCCTCCTGCTCCCGAGAGGGAGGTTGGGgatgaggggagcagagcccccagcTTGTTGGAGGGCTGGGCAGGCGATGGGTGGCTTGTCACCCCCTGGAGATGGGcagggggtgctgctgcctggagccCGCCGTGCAAGAGTTTCCCCTGCCCGTGGTCAAGCAGACGGGTCGGGGCAGTGGGTAAGAAGTGGAAGGAGCCCTGAGCATCCCAGTGGGAGCAAGCCCTGGCTATTTCACTGCTGGGGCAAGGCTCTGAGCCCAGAGCGGCACCAAACCGTGCCCAAACCCATGAGCGGCTCCTCAGGGGGCTGAGCTGGTCGCAGGGGGCTCGCAGCCacggcacggggctgggggggctccagGGCAGCACCGTGGGGCTCAGAGGTCCCGGGCTGGGGTCCCCCGGTGGGCTACGCACCACGTCGATGAGCTGCGCGATGGAGAGCCCGAACTTCACGATGACCACGTCGGAGGTGTTGGGCACCGGCCGCGACCACCGGTTGTAGCCGGTGAAGAGGTGCTTGAAGAGGCGCTCCTCGGcgtggctgcggggctgcttctgtgccggggctgctgcaaagagatggggctggaggctggggcaggggcagagccccccccccgcatCCCCAAAACAGAGCTGTGCGTGgccctgaaaataaaaacgATGAAATATTTCATCCCCTTTCCCCcgctcccggggggggggggggggggtttctGCTCCCTGCTTCATCTCAGCAGCGCTTGGNNNNNNNNNNNNNN
This window encodes:
- the LOC118157094 gene encoding neuronal acetylcholine receptor subunit alpha-2-like, producing the protein MGKLCRGIVPLLAWFFIAFQEGRGHAQLCFGDAGGGLCPCPSLQPHLFAAAPAQKQPRSHAEERLFKHLFTGYNRWSRPVPNTSDVVIVKFGLSIAQLIDVDEKNQMMTTNVWLKQEWSDYKLRWNPADFDNVTSIRVPSEMIWIPDIVLYNK